One Misgurnus anguillicaudatus chromosome 5, ASM2758022v2, whole genome shotgun sequence genomic window, AATCACACCTGAGCAATGCATGCAACTAATTTCTCCATATAGTAGGAATGTCGAAGCTTTCATTACCAAGAAAGGCTTttgtacaaagtattaaatgCATTTCAATGTTTTCAATACTTTATCATTATTACTCacaacttaattaaaaaaaaacatctatgGTTTGAATTGCCCTGCACGTCTGGAGTGCATCTTCTTTTACCAACATCTGGTAAAACTTTCATGCCAAGAGCACCTTTAAAATTTTGTTATCTGAGAAAAATGGGGAcatgttcaatacttattttacctactgtatataaaatataaatgtatattaaaaagaatATTAACCTATGCATTTTCTTAAATAGCAGTTGGGTCCTCCAACAATCATGATGATTCCCACCACAAGACCTGCAGCCCCAGCAATGATCTTTATCTTATCAGACTCAGATTCAGATGAAGAGGAATCTGCAAAACAAACCAAGATTCTGTCTTACTTTTTTGTCATCTTATTTAGCACCCAAGCACCAGAATTCagaaagaaaattattttaaaaaacaacacaatgaaacacagagtgtcatgatcctgtcagccctgtatgtcttttatgtgtttcatgtgaCAGGGTCTTGGCAGCCCTCACTTGTCTTGGTTTGTGTGGAGAGTCACATGGCCTGTGTTTGTTTTATGTACCTCGTACTTTCCTGTCTTAAGTCTAGAACCCGCCCCCTGGtttccttgttaattattcattatagagggtatgcacgtgacatcACCTTCGgtgaaagtgactgcggttacgcccactgagtggcaaaagacagagcggcagcatttgtgtacagtgtgaaataaGCGAAAACACGGGGAAAACgtgtctaaatgggaaaaagctgttgtgcgatagactgttttaacagatttaacaagaatttggagctatcgttttacagactacCAAGAAACACCGAAAGGAAATGTAAATGGATCGTCCATGGCAACGTCCAatgaccacaggtgggttgacaagttgctagggtcactatcaagtgcaactaaataaaatttttgctGATTATTGTCAGTTATACTGACATTTTCGTGGCTGCCGCTAGAACAGTCAgtattttgttaaatgttttgaaactcaaaggagaagtaaatcagTAGCAGTAGCCATGTGTCAGGTATGTAAAATTTTGGGATAAAAAGTCCTACAAAATATACATGAAATGTACATAAATGAATAGtcttattctgtgtaattacaaagttttgtcagtgagccttcattaaaaaacatcCATTAAGATGAGCCTTGTGTACAAAGGTGGGATAGTTTAATAATGTTAGGCAAGACAAACATATGTGTCAGGGAAAGCAATGTCTGGCCATATGCCAATGTCCACAGACTACTGGTTGTTTGGCAAGTTGTTAGGGTAACTATTAAGGCCAACTAatttcaatttaagctgataatagtcagtttacTGGTGCAtttcgcagcagccgctatgaaaaccagccattttgttgaatcattTGCCACTAGACAGACTATTAGATATTTGTATTCATGCAGAAAACAGGAGCACCACTGACTTTCACagtacaagaaaaaaatactatggaagccaatggtgctcaaacagtttggttgcaaacgttgcttaaaatatcttaatgtatcagatccatgttcttacaccATGGGTAGATGATGGGTTTACTGGAGCTGGCGTGCTCCACTACACAGCTGATCTTCTCTCCAGGTTTTGGGAAATATTCCAGGCGGGAGTGGATCTGATAATACCAGTCTCCATCAGCCAGCTCTTCAGTCGAGGTCACATCTGATTTTATCACCTCACCGTCCCTCAACCAGGACATTTTAATCAGTTTTGGGTAAAACTCATAAGCGCTGCATATCAACATGGCTGGTTGTTTACCACTGGCCTGCCTTACTGATCGGATAGTGACTTCTGGTTTTACTATAGGCATGAAAAgataaaatgtatgcattttatATCATGTTTGTCCCATTTTTGTGGTTTGTGGCTGATATCATAACAAAGCTCTGAAGTAGCCTATCTCACCTGTTTTATCTATCAAAGGGTGATACTGCGCTCCATAGTTCTTGCAGTTTGCCACAGTTTTTTCTCCCTCCTTTCTTAGCCACTCAGGTTTTGCATTCAAATCATCTGCCCATTTAATTCCATACTCAGTGTAACCAACAACCTTATTCTCGGTGCTGTTGAATCTTATCAGTTCAGCCTTGTTGTAGTATGCTGACAAGATAAACTCAACATTTTCCAGTGAGCCAAGTTCACGACAGAGAAATACAAAATATCCATAATGTCCATGAACTACAAAAAGCAATGATAAAGGCATTATGCAGTACAGGAACACGGCATAGCATTTCCTCTAACTTTAAAACCATCTTTTAAAATTTGAATATCCTGTTCCACTGTCTTTctattacttaaaaatataaaggCACTTTGTCTTACCTGTTTCAAACAAAGCAGGCAAAACCATGGCAAAGTGTAGTACACGATTATACTGCATTTTTCATGAGCGATGTTGTCCTGGCATACAGAATAATGAGCACGAGTtcagttaaaacaaaaacctGCCATCCCAGTGATGTCAGCCAAGTTTCACATTGCGACATATCAAACAGGAAAATCAGACTTACAACAAACCCACACAAACGTCACATGATTGAGTATTCGCACAACAGTTAAATAATGAAGTGAAAATTTTGTGGGTTTTTGCTGATATTTTTGGATATATGTCATTGTTAAAAATGAATTGTTCATTTATATTAGTAGTTTTGAGGTTTTCCCCCGTAATGTCCAATgagtaaaatgcaaaatatttctGTTTTTGCCAAGAACTTCCCCACCACTGTCAGGATTATATTTAGTTTTCAAAGTTTCTTtcagtttttttgtttattgttaaaGTCATTATCAGTTCttgtttagtttaattagtCTCTCGTCTGTTTCCTTAGTAACCCATTATGTTCACTTGTGTCTTGTGTAGTTCAGTTTCTTTTGAGTTCCtgtattatttaataaagcATTTAAAGACGTTTTCCTGTTTGTGGTTGTTGTTTATACTTGTGTTGTGACAGCCTCCAAACCCTAATTGTCTAATCTGATAGAGTTTTTTTAATGAGTTTTTATTAAATTCTGTGCAGGATTTATATAGTTTATTAAAAGTACacatacaaaaaataacaaacaatttacaaaaacaaggGATAAAGAAACAGACTTTTTACAGCAATTATTTAAAGCTATACTTTATCATAATtcaaaacagatttttaattttaaatttaacttTTGAGCTTATTGCATTTATTGCCATTTAAATGCATTGGCAATTTTAAGAGAAGTGATTTATTAGGATACATTCATcggttacactgtaaaaagttggaacaacttaaaatattacttcagttggtaacacctaaaacgTTTTATGAAGTAAATTGTCCATAATGCACTATAAATGTCCATGTCTCCAATGTCcataataaactgtaaaaagtaaatgttgtataaacgtaaaaaaatacttcaattttcaacattttcaacttaaagTTTTCACCTAAAGTGAGAGAAACGTCAAATTTTAGGCGATACCagttgaagtaattttttacatttatccaacttttactttttaaagtgtattatgGACATTGGACATACTGACATATTTTATGTGGCAAGTTGAACGGCCTTGTATTGTCCCTACAAGTTGGTATGGTATTTCGCATTTCTATTTAAAGTCTAatctggacagggattagactagtcctagacttaaacacttttaagagctctccaaactgaaaacaacttgcacttacatatcttaaaatacatcagggccctttgttttacctcaaaatgcacacaggtaaagtttttagtaaggcatgttaaaactagttatatttcctaattaaacttaggcctagtcctggattaagctaatcctggtctgGGAAAAATAAGcatgaataaaaaatgtcatcttTTATATAAGAATCAAACACCAGATGTCAGTTGTAGTTGTTGTCAGTATGAGTTGCAGTTGCTTCCTTTGACAATAAAGAAAATTCTAACAGCCAATCCTATCAGTCCAAGACCCAGTCCAACTCCACAGAACACTGATGGACCATAACTGGACTCCTTTATCTCTACTTCTGTAAAAGATCAACACACAGTTTGTGATATCGCGAAATCATAGTCAACATGTAATTTACTTTAAAGACACACCTACTTCCCATATTCTAGTTTGAGGTTCCTCGAGAGCTTTGTGCTCCACGGTGCAGCTGTATACGTCTCCTTCCACTGGAATAAAACTCAATCTAGAAAACACATTCATGGTCCCATCTTTGTTTGGATAATACCGGCTGAGAGCTGTACTGTCTGTCACATTCAAATTGTTTTTAGTCCATGTAATTGTGACGGGTGGAGGAAAAAACGCAGTAACGTGGCAGATCAGTGTGTTTTCAACGTTTAACACTGCATCTCGTTTGGTATAAACTGAACTCCATGGAGGTTCTGCAGAAGATAAGACAACCATCTTTTCCATGCAATTGTATTATTTACTATTTTAGTccacaaatacaactttattgtaatGTAAAGCGAGTGTGAAATTACTTACCGATTTGCTCTGATGAATTGACATACACCCCTTTTAACACTTCACCTTCTTCTTTGCAAATAGCTAAAGTTCTTAAGGCATCCTGATACAGTGAGGGATACTGAACAGGGCCAATGAAATCAGGTACTGTGTAAACATCCTTCTTTTTCTCCATGTCCACGTGTGCCACCAGTTCATCATCAAGTGTGACGAGAAAATCCTCTATATTTATATTGTCTGCACATGTTACAATCACTCCAAATTCATGATAACCTAAAGTTTATTATTTAGAGGGTGATTACAGCTTCAAGAAAAAATGGCTTGTTGTTAAATACTGAAAATACTGTAAATTATTTAgtcattttaaatgatattaaataaTGACACGAAAGATGAAGCATTtaataaatgcattcattaTGTAGATGactaatgtatatataaaacaatCCCTACACCTTAGTTATATTTATGAATGCAACATGTAATGTGCAGCTAATTCTGAcctaaattttttatttgatttactGGCATCATAATAGATTGATTAAGTCATTTCACGTTTATCTACACCACCATATAAATGTAACCAAAGAATACATGATGAAACATGAATATGATTTGACTTACTTTGGGCCTCAATGTGGACACAGGTGATGATGAGTGTTATTATAAGTCCTTCCATTTTAAACTAGATCACCAAACACACCGGACATGGCTGGCTCCCAAACAGTATGTTAAAAGTTTTCATGAGAAGCTAAACCCTTCCGTACAGAAAGGTTGTTTTCCTTTTAAGCAGTCAACCAATAGGCTGTGCTGTAATCCTGTGACATGATAGTTTCTAGGTAAAGTACACAGATTTTTATATAAGTTTTAACTTAACTCAATTGTGGCTATTTGTTccacataaaaaaatgttttgttaagaTAATTAAATTAACTCACCTACTATGTGTAATATAACCTTAAACTGAGaattacaaaatattaataacatgGTTGAATTTGTAGTATTATTTACCCCCAGCGTGTTTTACAATAATAATATAACCTttacataatataaaatgtCATGAACGTAGGCATTTTTCATTGAATTTGGAGTTTATAACAATTGTTAGCATACAGTATGTTATTTGTTAGCATAAAATAGCACAATGTTTCGAAGTTTGATGTATTTTTCCCTATTTTCAACCTATTCACAAGATCTACAAACACCTTTTACTTCTGATTAAAttgtttgcattaaatttttcaGATTTATATATAAGGTATATGGATTCAATTATTTTTTGTGAACTGTTTTAGTACAATATATTTACCACTAGATGGTACTGCTGGATAAACCAGGACAAGAAGTCTGCAAGCTATAATTAAAATTAGCCATTATAAGACTAACCTCTGTGGTGCTGATACACAGGCAAATCATGTTTAAAGGAGGTAGCAAGGGGATTGTATCTCAATTTCTAAATCAAAACCATAAAGACTAGTTGTGTGAGTTTAAAGCTTgtcactagggatgctccgatcaggatttttgcagcagATACCGGTTACTGATTGTTGTCTTCTTGATCAGCCGATATCGATtcttcaagctgatatgcaagctcattgtaacattaaagtaataccacagatgttgcctttgttatgtTGCTTACAGTAATTaggtttattattgttttaatagagaatcaaataaattagcacaacaaatattttttctgcaaagagatatttaatatgctttattatttaataaggTTGTTGATGTGGTCAAAAAAACCATGCAAATTGACTTACCATGGATGAGAATCAAGGGCATGGGAAAGATAGAATGGCTCCATGTGAAGTTTCTCTATGAACACGTTTATCATCCCGTTTGCATGAGAACTTTGAGGAAATACCTGGAAAAAGAAAAGAACACTGTGATTCGGCAAGGTAAGTGAGTCAGCTCATGTTACTTCAGTTTAAATAGATATCTTACACAAAAACTTCTGTTTCGTTTTTATTCCACGGTTAGTCAACTCTGGTCCTGGATGGCTGCTGTTCTGCAGATTTTAGttacaaacaaatacatttgtttgcaatttttaaaggtgcattgtgtaacttttagaaggatctcttgacagaaatgcaatatactatgcataactatattatcagtggtttataaagaccttacataatgaactgtattgtttttatgacctttgaatgagctatttttatctacatacaacttacatggaagttgccatttcaTGTCCACCATGTTTCTAAAGAAGCCCTAACTGACAAATTGCTCGACAAAGAGCGCGCTTGGTCACTATGTTGTCTTAGACCAGggcagggccggagtgggactcatttttaGCCCTGGAGTTTGATGCCTTAGACcagcccactttagttcatgaCGGACTATATTAAAGTAATATATTTAAATCCTCAGTAGTATATACTGTAGGTGTTATGAACGACACAACTCAAGGATCCCAATGCAGAGGGTTTTTAATGAAATGAATCAGTGGGtatgtataataaaataatcaatgtcttcatgtataattgtgtgtgtgtatgtgaaaaatgcaaaagtcacaaagtgggaaacactgtagGACATCCGCTTAAAACTTGCTGAAATCCTCACAGGGCACAGAGAGGGAATCCtggtgggagagagagagaggcggtcaATACATCAGCAGAATCCGTGCTGGACAGCGCACTGCAGAGGTCCGAAAGATGCGCAGAATTACGCGCCCGAAAGCGCACTGCGACTGGACAGCGCACGGTGTGAAGCAGCGCTCGAAGAGACCACAGACAGAGAGTTCTCAGCTGGATAATAGAGACACACCAATCGGGAGAGACTGACGGCAGGACGGGGAAATCTGGAGACaaggcagcagagagctcgGTGAATAAATCGAACGAGAAACAGATAACAGACTACACAGGACTAGAACTAGACAAGCTAGCGGGCAGGTACatacaaagacgaacttgcaatgaacaaaggaaacgaggggaatttaaatcaaaccggattggacaataatgagaatcaggtgcgggtcgcaggtgagagaagtcagaggtaatgagatcaccaggtggaagacgcgcacgtgtggagctgtcaaaacaaaaacacaacacatagtgaaacaaagacaaagcagccaataagaccgaaatcataacaGTAGGTATGCAacagtgcactgttctctgaagccttgcaattcattgtatttttcaaatatataatttacaattcagtgcaaaaaaatcaGTACAGTAGCCTTAACATGTTTGCCATGCATCCCGGACCCTACCAAaaggtattttaataatattcaattaaacttattcaaaaactactgaaagggaacaaatgTATTTGTGTTTTCTCCTAGatttctattttcttaaaaaattgtgggtcttgagattaactgttggtTGAAAAAGCTTGGAAACCACTGATATACaacacacaagcaagatttatcaagtatgcagggAAAGAAGATAGAAAAATAAGATCTTTATCTTcattttttagtacttagatcacGTGAAACAATCGTGgatcgcgatttctgtgatcgtggctttTCATtcgtggtcctatgtcgtacaatgagagaggttcaaagacggccggtTTCCCGGTCTTgtgtccaaagatagcctatatgatagttttctgacagttttCAGAAGttcagcatgatcaccgcaaagtgtgtttgctgctacgacctgcgcgctggtatttgtttaccactagcgcatgctggtgacttTGCGCTAACGTGCGACGCAGCCGAAGCTTCCgcgtcatcatcgtacagtctacatgcctctcgtacgCGAGTTTAAACGAttcatgtcgcacagtgtgataaggtaatgatcttataggagggcaaaaatcctgcagtgtattccggccTTTAGACGATaatgtgtttgtcctgtggcagctactgtagcttcactatgcattccgaaagggaggggtgagctgtggactgagccattggttgcaatatACAGTCTCACCACTACATGCCCCTAAGAATCTACATAGTAAACCTTAAGTAATCCCGAAGACTCAAGATGTGTTTGTCTAGGAATGGAGCTAAACTCTACAAAGTATCCCTGATTTGTACTGATCTATGAACTTTAGGTAGCATGCACACCAGAGCATTTATGCCAGCGGCCGacatatgttttcaattgtttccaatggaagtgcagtgctttttaaaaaagccAACAGCTGGCTTTTTTCACGCTGAAAGCCAGTGTTCATCTGAAAAAAAGCAGGCAGTCGGTGTCCGCCTGGCGACCCGCCGAACACATACGCAGCCCCGgtaaggatgtcggttagtagacaagCCACTTAccgctgattggctacaagtgtgttttattcaacccagtctcacggcatTTTGTGATTTGGTCACGTAATTTAATCTATTTATTCGTGGCAGGAAGTTCCAGGAACAcgtttattttgttatttttgtaattcCAGCACGTTTTTTTAAACTTATGTATTTCAATTGGATGCATCTTTCGATATAGCACGATTTTTTCTGCCAGTCGGGCTGCAGTAGGGAAGCTCAACATATTCACAAGATCTTATCAAGACTGCAATACATAAGAATAAATAGGAATCGGCAACAATTAACGATCTATGCCAGCGCAAGTCAATATTTATCTGGTCATTTTCAACtggtttttaatgttaaaagtcCCTCGCAGTCAACAGCTGTTTCCGGTGAGTTCAACTGCAGGATCAATAGCATTCAGCGGTGAGTTTAACAACGCTCAAATGTGGGTAAAATAACATTCAGAGAggagttttattaaaacagcgtTCAACTGCATGTAAGACAACATTCAGAGGTGAGTTTAACAACGCTCCACGGCGCGTGAGATTAAGTATTTTAAGCGTTTTCTGATCATGTAGTGCTTTATTAGACGTGATTGCATGCTGggtgttaaataatttttatcaaaTGATCGTTGATGTTAATTAATATAGatctaaatatacattttacttgTGTTCGATTAATTAATAAGTTGTTTAagtattaatttgtttatttaaagtccTGTAATAACTGTGACGTCATCGAATGAGACGAAGGTCCATGGCTATTTCAACTCGGAAGTTGAGATGAAGGTAATTCTTACAtttacacagcaaaaaaaatgtttaatcgtAACAATAAGTTGTGTTTGGAACATTATAATGTATACGGTAGCAATCTTAGGATGGTAAATAAAAGAAGTCattaaaaataactttgttGCACCACATATGCAGTAGGCTAATAGCAAAATTAGCTTTAATTCATTCTGTCGCAAATAAGGTAACAAATCATGCAAGATTCAGGGAAATGCAAGATTTCAGTAGTGATATGTTACCTATATTACACTAGCTCGCAACTATTAAGCCAATTTTAGCCAACATGATCAGACGAagaacagtgttgccagattggtttGTTTTCCAGCCcagtaattatttaaaatccaCACAAAATTATACAATAAACGGTCAGATATGAtctataataaaacaatacaactTAATTCATAACAGCACCATTATTGGGAATCatgttttaatatgaaattatgAATAATTTAATTGCTCTTTCAGAGATTACATAGGAGCCTACAATTTACATTGCAACTGTAAAATTATTTTCCATTTCTGTCCTTTccctaatattttaaaaattccaCCTGCCCAAACCCTTTTTATTGCACATAGTAGCCTACAACCCAAAACCAACCAAATGGGTGCAAAACTTCCCGTTTTACAAGACTGATGAAGAATACTGGTGAAAATATAATATGTATTaatctgaaatgttttttttctctctcatcAGGTCCTTCAAATTTGCTTGCTCTTTATCTTctacaatacacacacacgcgcacacacacacgcgcacacacacacacacacacacacacacacacacacacacacacacacacacacacacacacacacacacacacacacacacacacacacacacacacacacacacacacacacacacacacacacacacacacaataaagacACTTTTAAGAGCCATGTCTGTCTTTTTAACCTGTCTGTGCTCTAGTGTAGTGTACTTTTTGGTCTCTCTGTAGCTCCCTGTCTAATTCTCTTTTAGTATGTTTACCTTTGTATTTGTTTTGTCTGGTCATCTTTGTCTATCTGTTTGTATTTGTGCATATTT contains:
- the LOC129414285 gene encoding H-2 class II histocompatibility antigen, A-K alpha chain; the encoded protein is MEGLIITLIITCVHIEAQSYHEFGVIVTCADNINIEDFLVTLDDELVAHVDMEKKKDVYTVPDFIGPVQYPSLYQDALRTLAICKEEGEVLKGVYVNSSEQIEPPWSSVYTKRDAVLNVENTLICHVTAFFPPPVTITWTKNNLNVTDSTALSRYYPNKDGTMNVFSRLSFIPVEGDVYSCTVEHKALEEPQTRIWEVEIKESSYGPSVFCGVGLGLGLIGLAVRIFFIVKGSNCNSY
- the LOC129414284 gene encoding rano class II histocompatibility antigen, A beta chain encodes the protein MQYNRVLHFAMVLPALFETVHGHYGYFVFLCRELGSLENVEFILSAYYNKAELIRFNSTENKVVGYTEYGIKWADDLNAKPEWLRKEGEKTVANCKNYGAQYHPLIDKTVKPEVTIRSVRQASGKQPAMLICSAYEFYPKLIKMSWLRDGEVIKSDVTSTEELADGDWYYQIHSRLEYFPKPGEKISCVVEHASSSKPIIYPWYSSSSESESDKIKIIAGAAGLVVGIIMIVGGPNCYLRKCIAHVNTATVQDTRLTQPLQTPAGD